A segment of the Thermococcus sp. genome:
TGAGCGCGAAGACTACCAGTGTTATAATGACTGAGAGGGCCGTTTTGGTGGCTATCTCCCACCGCTCATTCCTAGAGAGGTCGTGGGTAACGCCGAGGAACACGGGGACAGCTCCAATCGGGTTCGTTATAGCAAACAGACCGCCGTAGAGGAGAACGAAGTACTTGAGGTACTCGATCACGGGACCACCAGAGGGGGAAGGAAAAGGGGGTTAAAAACCTACTCCCCGGGAATTATCTCGTAGGAGTAGGTAAGCTCGGCCCCGCTGAGCTTTATGTGCGCGCTGGCCGAGCAGTACTTGTCCTGGCTCAGCTCTATCGCCCTCTTCGCTTTCTCCTCTCTAACATTGCCCCTGATGACGTAGTGGAGGTGAACCCTGCTGTAAATTTTCGGGTGCTCCTCGCGCCTCTCGCCGCTTATCTTGACTTCAAGGCCATCGACCGGCTCGCGCATCTTCTTGAGTATCATCACCACATCGTAGGCGGTGCACCCGGCAACGCTCAGAAGGAGGAGCTTCATGGGGCTTATGCCTCCCTCACCGAGGATAACGGAGCAGCTGTCGCTTTCAACCCGTCCGATGAACTGGTAATCCTTAAACCACTCGACCTTTCCCTTGATCTCTTCGCTCAAGGCAACCACCGGTGGAAATCGGGGAAACGATTTAAATGGGTTTTCCAAAGGGAGGACGGTTGGGAAGATGTACATACGACCCTTCGACCCTTGGAAGTCGAAGCTCTGCACCTGCCCCTTCAAGTACACTCTGAACGTCTACACGGGTTGCGACCACGCGTGCGTCTACTGCTATATAACGAGCTACATTCCGAACGCCTTCCGCGTGAGGACTAAGGAAGGCTTTCTCCCCAAGCTTGAGAGGGAGTTGAGAAGGTTTGACAAACGCTATATCATAGCCCTCTCCTATTCCTCCGATCCGTACCCAACGATCGAGAGGGAGCTTGGGATAACGAGGAAAGTGCTGGAGCTATTCAGGAGGTACGGCGTCAGGTGCATGCTCCTCACGAAGTCAGATATCTTCAAGAGGGACCTAGATGTCCTGAGCGAGCTAAAGTGCGCCGTCGGTATAACGGTAACAACCGTCAATGAAAGGAAGGCAAAGCTTCTCGAACCAAATGCACCGTCACCGGGGGCAAGAATCCGGGCGCTGAGGAAGGCGAAGGAAAAAGAAATTCCAGTTTATGCTCGCATAGACCCAATAATCCCGCTTTACACCTGGGAGGATTTTGATAAAACGCTCAAAGCGCTGAGCTTCGTGAGCCACATAACGGTCTCCACGCTAAAGCTTAAGCCAGATTCAAAGAAGAGGATGTCCGCCAAGTTTCCCGAGCTAATGGAGAGGCTGTGGCCGCTCTACGAGAAGGGAGAGAGAATAAGCGGCTACTACTACCTCCCGCGGGAGCTCAGGTTCAAGATCCTTAGGGAGGCAGAGGAGAAGGTACTAAGGAATGGAATCACATTCGGCTCGTGTCGTGAGGGTTATCGCTCGTTTCCAATGTGTGACGGTTCTCACCTGGTTCCTTCGTAGGGAGTTGCTCTGAACTTTCCCTTTTCTCAAGAGCCTCGCGAACCTGGGCCTCCACCTCGATGCGCAGAAACTCCTCCTTTTCCATGTGGTACTCTGCCGCGGCCTTCACAAGGACCTCATAGAGCCGCCACATCTCGGGGAGGTACTCTGGCTGCCACTGAACACCGATTACGAAGCCTTCCGCCCATTCAATGGCTTCTATAAAGCCATCAACAGAGTACGCGCTGGGTCGCAATCTGTCTCCAACCTTCTTAATCGCCTGGTGGTGGAAGCTGTTAACGCGGATGTGAACTTCGTTCGTGCCGTTTATATCGAGGCCCTCCTTGAGAACCTCGTAGAGCTTTGAATCCATCTTAATCCTTACCCCGTGAACCCTCTGGGCCGGCCCAATGAGCTCAAGCTCCCAGTCGTGCTTTATCGCCTTGGGGATCTCATTGATGTCCTGGTAGAGGGTTCCACCGAGGGCGACGTTTATCACATGCATCCCCCTCGCCACGCCGAGAAGTGGGATGCCCCTCTCAACGGCACCCCTCGCAAGGGCCATCTCGAACTCGTCACGTCTTACATCCACAGACTTGATGGCGCTTGAAGGATCCTCTCCGTAAAAGGAAGGGTGAATGTCGGGACCTTCTATAAGGAGAAGCCCGTCAACGTGCTCAATGACGTCCTCGGGGGAGTCATCAACTGTAAAAACTGCCGGTATGCCTCCAGCAGACGCAACGCGCTCTACATGGGTCCTGTCGAGGAATATCCTATTATTAAGATAATCAACCTGACCGATTATACCGATTAGGGGTCTCATCAACACACCACCAAAAGTGCTTGGAGAAGAAACGTAAAAAGATTTTGGAGAGCAAAAACTCAGTCCCCGAGAGACTTCATTTCAGCCTCAATGACTTCAGCGAGCCTCTTAACACCCTCACGTATCTTCTCCTCTGGGACGTAAGTGAAGTTAAGCCTCATGGTGTTCTTGACGTCGCGGTGGGCGAAGAACGCCTCTCCAGGAACGTAGGCAACGCCCTTGGCAACGGCTTTCTCGAGCATCATCTTAGTATCTATGCCCTCAGGAAGGGTGACCCAGATGAACATTCCGCCGTCCGGTTTGGTCCACCCCACACCCTCAGGCATAAAATCCTCAAGGGCCTTTAACATGGCATCACGTCTCGGCTTGTAAAACTCGACTATCTCCGGTATGTGCTCGTCTAAGTAGCCGTCCTCAACGTATTTCCAGGCTATAAGCTGGGCAAGGGTGTTGGCGCAGAGGTCTATGCTCTGCTTTGCTATCTCCATCTTCCTTATGAACTGGGGCTGGGCCGCTATCCAGCCGAGGCGGAAGCCGGGGGCGAGTATCTTCGAGAAGGTTCCGAGGTAGATGACCCTACCAGTGTCATCAAAGTGTTTAACGGGCGGAACCGGTTCACCGGAATAGCGGAGCTCCGTGTAGGGGCTGTCCTCGATGATAAGGAAGTCGTACTCGTCGGCGAGTTCAACGAGGCGTTTTCTCCTGTCAACGCTCATGGTTACTCCCATCGGATTCTGGAAGGTCGAGACAGTGTAAACGAACTTCACCTTCTTCCCCTGAGCCTTGAGTTTCTTCAGTTTCTCCTCTAGGAGGTCGATGCGCATTCCTTTGTGGTCCATTGGGATGCTGAGGAACTCGGGGTCGTAGTACTTGAAAGCCTGAAGGGCAGCAAGGTAAGTCGGCCCCTCAACGACGACGATGTCCCCCCTGTTGATGAAGACCCTGCCGGCGAGGTCAAGAGCCTGCTGGCTTCCGGCAACCATCATTATCTCGACCTTGCTGGTGGGAATGCCATAGCGCTTCTCCATCCACCTAGCAAGGGCGAGGCGGAGCGGCGTAAAGCCCTTCGTTGTTCCGTACTGAAGGGCCTTGTCGGCGTGTTCCTCGAGGACTTCCTTTGTTATCTCCTTGATCTGCTCTACCGGGAAGGTCTCCGACGCGGGAAGGCCGCCGGCAAGTGATATGACGTTCGAGCTTTCAACGAGCTTAAGCAGTTCCCTAATTTCCGAGGCTTTCATTCCAAGGGCCTTTTTGGAAAAGTACCTCTCAAACTCCAGTGAGCCTGAGCCAAGCTTGCGCATGAGCCTTTCCTCCATCGTGGTTCCCCCCATGAATGAACACCTTTGGACACGTAACCAACTCTATACATGAAGTGTTAGCGGCAATCGGTTATAAACCTTTCCACAATGGTCGTTAGATAGGTTTACAATTGTAAAAGCCACTTTCAACGTCCCTTTCTTAACAGAAAAGAACCAAAACATCCATCAGTGAACACAAAAAGCCCTATAAACCCTCTCCTCGTAATCCCAGTTTACCCAAGAGAGGTGGTGGACATGCCAGTGGTAAGGGAAGTGCTCGGAATAGCACAGGAGATTAAGGACATGAGGATACGCGGTGCCGGAAAGATAGCCCGTTATGTGGCTTACGCCCTCCAGCTCCAGGCCGAGAAGAGCACCGCGAAAAGCGCTGAAGAGTTCTGGGAGGAGATGAAGAAAGCTGCAAAGATACTCTTCGAGA
Coding sequences within it:
- a CDS encoding OsmC family protein; amino-acid sequence: MSEEIKGKVEWFKDYQFIGRVESDSCSVILGEGGISPMKLLLLSVAGCTAYDVVMILKKMREPVDGLEVKISGERREEHPKIYSRVHLHYVIRGNVREEKAKRAIELSQDKYCSASAHIKLSGAELTYSYEIIPGE
- a CDS encoding PLP-dependent aminotransferase family protein yields the protein MEERLMRKLGSGSLEFERYFSKKALGMKASEIRELLKLVESSNVISLAGGLPASETFPVEQIKEITKEVLEEHADKALQYGTTKGFTPLRLALARWMEKRYGIPTSKVEIMMVAGSQQALDLAGRVFINRGDIVVVEGPTYLAALQAFKYYDPEFLSIPMDHKGMRIDLLEEKLKKLKAQGKKVKFVYTVSTFQNPMGVTMSVDRRKRLVELADEYDFLIIEDSPYTELRYSGEPVPPVKHFDDTGRVIYLGTFSKILAPGFRLGWIAAQPQFIRKMEIAKQSIDLCANTLAQLIAWKYVEDGYLDEHIPEIVEFYKPRRDAMLKALEDFMPEGVGWTKPDGGMFIWVTLPEGIDTKMMLEKAVAKGVAYVPGEAFFAHRDVKNTMRLNFTYVPEEKIREGVKRLAEVIEAEMKSLGD
- a CDS encoding radical SAM protein, which produces MYIRPFDPWKSKLCTCPFKYTLNVYTGCDHACVYCYITSYIPNAFRVRTKEGFLPKLERELRRFDKRYIIALSYSSDPYPTIERELGITRKVLELFRRYGVRCMLLTKSDIFKRDLDVLSELKCAVGITVTTVNERKAKLLEPNAPSPGARIRALRKAKEKEIPVYARIDPIIPLYTWEDFDKTLKALSFVSHITVSTLKLKPDSKKRMSAKFPELMERLWPLYEKGERISGYYYLPRELRFKILREAEEKVLRNGITFGSCREGYRSFPMCDGSHLVPS
- a CDS encoding gamma-glutamyl-gamma-aminobutyrate hydrolase family protein: MRPLIGIIGQVDYLNNRIFLDRTHVERVASAGGIPAVFTVDDSPEDVIEHVDGLLLIEGPDIHPSFYGEDPSSAIKSVDVRRDEFEMALARGAVERGIPLLGVARGMHVINVALGGTLYQDINEIPKAIKHDWELELIGPAQRVHGVRIKMDSKLYEVLKEGLDINGTNEVHIRVNSFHHQAIKKVGDRLRPSAYSVDGFIEAIEWAEGFVIGVQWQPEYLPEMWRLYEVLVKAAAEYHMEKEEFLRIEVEAQVREALEKRESSEQLPTKEPGENRHTLETSDNPHDTSRM